A window of Megalops cyprinoides isolate fMegCyp1 chromosome 13, fMegCyp1.pri, whole genome shotgun sequence genomic DNA:
GAAGATAAACATCTCAAGGTGATTGATGGGAGAAGATTAGGCTTCGTTTGAAATTTCACTGAATGTTATAAATGATTCGAGGTTTTGAGACAAATGAGATGATTAGTGCTTTACAGGCCAGGATGTTAAAAGGAGCTGAAATAATGTTGAATTCTGGGCCACCCACGTGTGGTTTGAGGTCTGTCCAAGGAGCTACCTTCCAAAgtaaacatattcatttctttgtctctcttacCAATCAAGAAACCGCACACCTTTGGCAGGTTCTACTCTGAGACGGTTATCCTTTCCCACTCTTTCCCTCAGGAGTGGTGTTTCCTTACCAGCCCCTCAGGGGGCGATATCACCTGAACTTTGTGTCAGCTCAGCGGGCATGCGAGGAGCAGGACTCGGCGCTGGCCACCTTCGAGCAGCTGTTCACAGCCTGGGAGGAGGGGTTGGACTGGTGCAACGCGGGCTGGCTGGCGGACGGCACCGTGCAGTACCCCATCACCCTGCCGCGCAAGCCCTGCGGGGGCCTCGGAGTCGCGCCGGGCGTCCGCAGCTACGGTGCCCGTCACCGGCAGCTGCACCTGTACGATgccttctgcttctcctcctctctccgaGGTAGAGACCTcagcacagtctctctctcacccgcTCCCTTTTCCCTTTCgccttctctttttccttttcatcctctctttttcctttctccctctttctctctgtctctgtggtgtttGCTGCAGCTCAGAGCTAAGTCTTCAATCTGTTCACCACCCAACGCCCTGCATTTTTGTAGATTACTGTTTGTACAGTAACTGATATCCTTTTATCTTGAACCTAACCTTAACCATATCTTGCACAAAGCTTAAACTCCAGTGCCAAGTGAAATGATGGGGCAAGTATGTGAGGCAGTGGTGAGAGAAACAAGCTAGATGTGTAAGGCTTTATACCAACCCCAAACAGGGAAGGTGTAACAATGCTTTGATAACTTCCTGGTTATTTGATTTAATTGAGTTATTAAAGTTATTATAAGTTGTTTAAGTTATTGAATCCTGCGCTGGGAAATTAGGATGGCCCGTCTTACCTTTAACCCACAAGAGCTTATGTTAATGTACAGAAACTTGGAGAGTGAAAACTTaaccaaacattaaaaattaaaccaaaaccCACATTCTCGGGTTACCGTTTGTGTTGTGCACATTGTAAGCTAACgagctgctgtgtctctgctccccccccccagggagtGTGTACTTCCTGCAGCACCCTCTCAAGCTCAACTTCACTGAAGCAGTGCGGGCCTGCAAGCAGGACGGGGCCGAGATCGCCAAGGTGGGCCAGCTCTACGCTGCCTGGAGGTTCATGGGCCTGGACCGCTGTGACGCGGGGTGGCTGGCCGACGGGAGCCTGCGCTACCCCATCGCCGTCCCCCGCCCCAACTGCGGCCCCCATGAGCCAGGAGTGCGCAGTTTCGGCTTCCCTGCCCAGAGCCAGAAATACGGTGTCTACTGCTATGGCTCCCGGTAAACCCCTGCTTCTCTGCAGTCTGAGTGGGGGGATGAATTATCCTTTTTCCCATCAGTCcgtgggagggggtgggtcaCCGCTCCACTCACCTCCAACTCAGCTTCTCTAGTGTGTTTATGTCAATGGAAGTGTGCCGCCTGTGGGTGGGTGCCTTTAGTGATGGTGCCGTTTCGGGCTTGGCGGCCATGTTTTAAGACATCCCGGTGGCAGGGCTGCTGAGTTAGAGGAAATGACATGAACCGTACTGGTGTAAATACAAAACAGGCAGCAAGATTCACTGAGACAGGTTCGAGTGAACGCAGGCTCAAACACCCAGTGTAAAGCACATGAGCGTTCACTAATGTTCGCATGAAccagaccacacacacagtgctagGACTCaggtaaatgaaacaaaaaggaCTACACAACAAATGGTTATGATTTCGGTAGGGACATATCTTTATGGAAGCATTCTCATGACCCTTGAACTGTTAAGCAGATACCCTTATTAGGATttacatagctcacatttttgacattacagttttttacggAAGGATCTTTACTGAACCAATACGTGGTACAACGGCAGTTTCCCATTTGGAATCTGTCTCTACTGTCAGCACATTTAGTTCACATTCAACctgatgttttttgtgtttgttttatattgcCATATATTGGCCAATAAATGCCATCATGTTGGCTGTGATAATTGAGGTGGACTGATCTCCAAATGTATCATTAAGTATGCATATGGactttagttttctttttttaccttcaAGACTTCTGTGAATTCACTGTTactagtattattatttataactgACATATTCTATGATTTTCTTTTCGATATAATAAAAAGCAGAGAATTTTCCTGGATAATGTAGCAAATTTACTTAAAAGACATATACCTTTGAGATGAATTAAAATGCCATTCAAGGCTGCTACGCTATGGACTGTGGTTGCAGTTTAACAGAAGGACACACCCACTTGATGTGATGTTCCATGTCTgaaacatatactgtatcttttatattttactgaACTTCAGTTTATCTGTTTATAAACACCACTGAAGGGCTTcaatttcatatgaaaaataGAAGAGCcctatttttttgtaaaataaataaagtctgTCATAAAGACATTAATGACATGTGGCAAAGTGATTCCTGTATTATTGAAATTATGAAGTTCTTGCACTTCATGACATCtactgttactttttttttactttctacATATATAGGTCCAGTCAGGGACAGGTTGTGTCTAGGATGACCATGAACTTTGTGATTATGGTGAGGTGGTGAGAAAAAGGGCTGAAAATTTAGTGAATGTTGTGATAAAATAGTTGCCAATCAAGAGCCTATCCTTGGATTTTGTGAAAAGGAATGGAGCGATCAATGTGACGTGTAAAGGGAAGCATGTGGCCAACATATTTTTGATTGGTACATTTACTGCCTTCTTTTCTAATGTAGCTTCATAACATTAGGCAACATTTTAAAGTCATTCTACTCATTATTTGAGCTTTTGAAAAAATACACTAAATTATCTGACTGAAGATGTCAAGATGTCCAGTGTTAGCTGAGTGTAACTGCTACTGTGTTACTGTTGTAACCTATCTAGCCAGCTGTTATGATAGACACATAATAACACTGCATGGATTAGCTGCCGCCTTTGATACTACGAAACAAGCGAATTCAAGCCAGTAAGGCAGCTGAAACTCAGCGGTGATAACAATTCTACATTACATAAATGAGCATgatccaaaaatgaaaaaaaaaaaagacaaattagcATAATTCAGAATTCAATGTCCATTTGTTAGGGATTCTCATGAACACTAAACAACCATGCTGGTAATGGATTTTAACATTATTGGATATCACACCACATTagtatgcatgtacatgcttAAACGGTGGGGTTCATCATTGCCAATGCATTGTTCCATTGTAACGCATTACACTAGAAAGGCCCACCATTGGGACTCTACATTGAGACATACTGTATCCAGAAATTCAGTACTGAGAAATTCAACTTTATCCATTTCAGAGAGTAACTTATGAATAACTTGTCAgatgaagaaagaagaagaattcTTGGAAACTGTGAAACAACTTGTGAAGCAAATGAGCAAGGAAATATTGACGATGGCTGCCAGCTGGCCAGAAATTAATAACAGACTTAAGAACATAAAAGGGTTGGAAAATGGTAGGACATTGGCAGACAAAGGTGACATGGATGAAAATAAGTTCAAATTAACTCAAAGTGCAAACACTGTGTCCTCTGTCTCACACTGATAGCACATGCATTGTGGGACAGAGGACACAGCCAGGCCCAGGGGCTTACACATCTGTTCATGGGTATCTTATAAAACGAAAAGGGGTAGGTCTGATAGGTACAGCGTCAAAAACTGCCTTTCCTCATCAGCAAAGGCTAATGTGAATACCACGGTATCACTACATACCACAGGACTCACTAAAACTGAGTAAAGGCTGAACAGGATGGAGTGGAGACTGAAAGGGACAAAATGCTGAAGATGTTTGTACAGTTGAACTGTTATTGAATGCACATTTAGCCTTTGGCAGTTGTTGGCAGTTGATATGGTTATGGCTGTGGTTGTGTTCATCAGTTATCCATGTCCATGTTCACCCTTTGCTCGTTTACTATTACTTTTAGAAAATCTGCAGAATTTGGAATTATAatgtcagtgtgcatgtttATACATGGAAAGTACAGGTAATTGATGTTAACTATAACCCGTCCTGGCTGTAGTCACGTACAGTAAATGCTGGAGGGATTTACAGTATTCCCTGCTTCTTATAttggccactagagggcgcaGAATACAAGCAGGAAAGGGAGGGCCCCAACGAGGGGCTCTGGGTTAGAGAGGAGAAACGGCACAAATATACAGGCGGCCAGTGTGCGAGGGTGGCAGAGCCCCTCGATAAGGGCTTCATTCATTCAGGGGAAAGACGAATGCATTAGCCCCCCCCTTGAAGGGCGAATGAAAAAAGTCCCtaaaatttttttattattcttacaACTCAAAGACATATCCTTTTTACACCAACCTGTTtcaaaaacactgctgaaaCTCGGGTTTGAGGCAAAAAAGGCACATTTGTTCCCCTAGCTGTTTAGATAACATGAGGTGAATGAATGtgcactctgtgagacaggaaCATAGCCAGAGATGTGATTGATAGTTATTCCTTTTCTAGTGTTGAGAGAGTGTTGGAGGCAAGCATACACTAAATTGCTCATTTGTAATGACAGTGCTGGGGTATGTAACTTGGGCGTTTACCTTATGTAAGTGAATGGCTAATGACTTTAACATGAATAAGATCTAATAATCCCAGTTTACAATGAagttcataataataatgaatgtggGCACAATGCATAGAAACGTGTCTTTATGTATACTTGATATAGTGAAGGGAAGGCATTGCTTATTTTATATCAGGCCATGAATAAAAACTGTGAACATGTCTTTATGTTGGCTGTTGTTTCAAAACCTATTTGCTTACACCTAATAGTCTATTCTTTTCAGCAAGCTGTCTGCTTCcaaaaatttaaacatatttgaaaatgtaaaacaaaattgctGAGAGGCAAAAATAAGTaatgttcattaaaaatttGAAGAACATATACTGAAGTTATGAGAAGGGTATGCAATTTAATGAATGACACAGGTAACATATTGCTTGTTTAACATGTCTAAAATACTACTAAGAGAAACTAAATATTGCAAATTTTATTAAACAATTTGTTATACCATGCAGTCTCATCAAAacagtcacacatacatacatatcacatttctgtgtagtgtgagacacacatgcagtacactcacatgcaaccatgcacaaacgcacacacacacacacacacacacacacacacacacacacacacacacacacacacacacacacagaccatacACAGGGGCACGCCTCGGCCCACCCCGCACACATGAAGCTACAGTCCTATCAGACATAAAATACAGAGTGTTTTATTTGGCATCATTTGCGATGTCTGAGCAAATTGAAATACACATATCAAAACACAAAGCCGTTTCTCTGGTCATTTCTGGGATGCATTTGCGTTCTGCAGATCTCTGACAGACACCAGCCTGGTGCCATGGCTGCGGCATGATTACATGAGGAGAAGTTCACTTACAGCAACAGTCCCTGCctcccctgacccccccacccccccagttcAGTCATTGCGGCTCTTCCTCGCTTACAGAGAGAAAGCTGAattctcattcatttatttttgtatgcagGATATGTGTAAACTCACAGTGGAGTCTGACGTAAATGACCAGGGATGTGCAAACTTACGCAGGAGTGCTTTATCTCACCCCTTTGTCGAGAGGAagtgtggtgtgttgtgttttcGACCATGTGCAAGACGACCCTTTCCCTTTGCCACACGACATCTCCGCCCTGACTCTGCGCTTCGGCTTCTGACAGGTCAATCCATTCTGCCGAGCACAGAGGTCCACGGCTAACCCCACCATTTTCATGGTTTTTGCTGCTTTATGTCTTTTCCGCCCTTATAGGCAGCAGATAGTGAATGAGATGCACTACGATAATTGCAATcctactttttaaaaaaggaaacgtCTGGGAAGAGCGCAGTGTTAACCAGTTCAACATCCGACATGAGAAACCCTCAAAGCGTGACCTGACCTGGGATCCTGGCCCACCTCAGATTCTATCATACACTGAGAATCTGCTCTACTGGCTTGCCCATGCAGAAAAAGCTATCACTTACGGGTGTCTTAAATTAGGGTTGAGGGAACAGGAGGCACAGCCTCCATGAACATTATGACAGACACGAGAATCATAGATACCACACGAAGAGCCAAGCAAAGGCAAAAGCTCTAGGAGTCCCAGCAATCGGCATAATGTTTCTTGCGAAGTAGACCAACAATGTGACgccaaactgttttttttttttgtgtaatttcattttgttgtttctgctcCTGAGTTTGGAAGTGCCTGAGACTCAACgacagacaaagagggagagagagaccagaaagagagaaaacagttgCTGTAAGCAGGTTGTTCTGGCTTGCACTGGCCCCACAGAAATACTGTGCACTGCACGGCCCTGGGGGGAGAAGACACTGgcaaaaataaaagccaaaacaaaaaacaaaaaaggccgCTATTTTCATCACAAAACTGACAGTGTACACGAAAACCAAGGATCCTGCTGTAGCCACAAACGCCTTATTTTCTTCCCAACATTCAGTCACTCCATTTGCCAGGGGAGAGGGTTAACCAAACTCTCCCCCAATGGTGGAGTGTGCCAggctcagccaatcacagcagggCGCTGCCAGCCCATGTGCCAGTCAGATCCCAGCGCTGTgagaaatcaataaataattctATATTCACATTATGCAGACATAACCAGCTCCAGAAAGTACCAAGATTAGTCAGGAGGATGCCGACCCCTGTGTGCTTTGCGTCTAGATCACTATCTTTCCACGGCTGAGATTAAATAGACTAGGTTTCTGCTATGGCCCCTTCCCCCCGCTACTCGTACTTATCTTTTACCTTACAAGTAGGACTTTCTTGATCCACAATTTCTTGCTAAAAAGGTTAATGCCGTACACAAGTCTCACCACTGCTAGATTGTG
This region includes:
- the LOC118788184 gene encoding hyaluronan and proteoglycan link protein 3-like isoform X1, giving the protein MMRTRPLLAVLLQFLCSCQAAPGYSNGFFYHDIMNGNGNGEIYFNGVRLHVETTDTPVSAVRGSNVTLPCHYRYEPKLSAPRRTRVKWSWLPSVGGHETDVIVAVGNRHRSYGDFKGRVHLRQESPGEVSLVISDLHLNDTGRYRCEVIDGLEDESASVDLELRGVVFPYQPLRGRYHLNFVSAQRACEEQDSALATFEQLFTAWEEGLDWCNAGWLADGTVQYPITLPRKPCGGLGVAPGVRSYGARHRQLHLYDAFCFSSSLRGSVYFLQHPLKLNFTEAVRACKQDGAEIAKVGQLYAAWRFMGLDRCDAGWLADGSLRYPIAVPRPNCGPHEPGVRSFGFPAQSQKYGVYCYGSR
- the LOC118788184 gene encoding hyaluronan and proteoglycan link protein 3-like isoform X2, coding for MLSMTRPLLAVLLQFLCSCQAAPGYSNGFFYHDIMNGNGNGEIYFNGVRLHVETTDTPVSAVRGSNVTLPCHYRYEPKLSAPRRTRVKWSWLPSVGGHETDVIVAVGNRHRSYGDFKGRVHLRQESPGEVSLVISDLHLNDTGRYRCEVIDGLEDESASVDLELRGVVFPYQPLRGRYHLNFVSAQRACEEQDSALATFEQLFTAWEEGLDWCNAGWLADGTVQYPITLPRKPCGGLGVAPGVRSYGARHRQLHLYDAFCFSSSLRGSVYFLQHPLKLNFTEAVRACKQDGAEIAKVGQLYAAWRFMGLDRCDAGWLADGSLRYPIAVPRPNCGPHEPGVRSFGFPAQSQKYGVYCYGSR